The Octopus sinensis unplaced genomic scaffold, ASM634580v1 Contig07151, whole genome shotgun sequence genome contains the following window.
tctaacaacgccacaaacaaacacacaccgattttccacatatgtagtagatttcTGTCTTCTCAGATTGCTGAGAAAAAATAGGAATGCctgataaatttttgaaaaatagagAGAGTTGAGATAGGGGTACAACCGAAGAGCGCCGATATTTGAATCAAAAAAGGGTCACACGAAAATATATCTGAAGGCTGCCCTCATAGGTAAGAGGATTAAACGGTCAGATGCACGGTGCAAAATATCCGTAAAGAGTCTTTCTTTCAGTATTTGGAATTTAAAAATTCGGCAATGTTTCGTTGAGGGTCTAAATCTTCGGTAATTTCCGTCacgaatttttatatattactttctcGTTCATGTCGTGTTGAAGGTGACATTTGCTTCGAAATCAGTGAGGTGGGTGAAAGGTGGAATAGAATGGAGGGCGCGTGCGCAATCGTACACAGATAGACACTCGCACATACCCatacaccagtggttttcaaccagggttctgcggaaccttagggttccaccagtacagtgcaggggttctgcaagaagttataaaactgctaaaatcggcagtaatttttaattcccctgtgcagatatgtgtgcatgaggctattaaattattgcacaggggttccttgaaccagtggaatgtttccttggggttccgctccagcaaaaagtttgaaaagcactgccatACACACATCCTTTGACTTTCGTGCGAAACTCACAGACGcacaatgtatgaatgtatttatatatgtacctgtgCATGAGAGACAAcaggtgtaaatgtgtgtgtatgtgtgtgtgtgtgtaagtgtgtgtgtgtgtgtttgtgtgtgcatgtgtgtgtttgtgtgtttgtgtgtgtgtgtatgtgtgtgtatgtgtgtgtgtatgtgtatgtgtgtgtgtgtgtgaatacaaataCATGAAGCAGAACACGCTCGGGCAGACGCACAAtgttacacacgcaaacacacacagaatcacacacacacatacctgcttacacatacacacacacacacacacacatatgtacaccgaTAAACAAATTACTTTtcttatacacgtacatacacacatcgtacatgtgtgtgtgtgcgcgcgtgcgtctgAGTACGCGAGTGTATTTGCGGACTCGACCCTAGCGCCTGTTTCCATCCTTGCCCTCCCCACcgacttcaaagcaaatgtcgactttaagaaaacatgaaatgatagtaaataaataaaattatttacggAAATTTCAAAACAATAAGCTGCAAGAAAAtaacgcacacaccacacacacacacacacacacacacacacacacacacatacacacacacatacacacacatacatacatgcatacatacatacatacatacacacacacatacacacacacacgcacacacacacatcacacacacgtacacacatacgtacaccacacatacaacacacgtacacacacacacatacacacacacacacatacacacacacatacacacacacacacatacacacacacacacatacacaccacataccacaccacacatactacacacacacacacatacacacacacacatacacacacacacacacacacatacatacacacatacatacatacatacacacacacgtacacatacaaccACTGACTTTTGTTGTGGATGAGTTGAATATTGAAACCCTCGCTCGCAGAATGCATGAATGCATTTAGGTGTATGTGCGAGAAAAtggctgtgaatgtgtgtgtgtgcgtgtgtgtgtgtgtgtgtgtgtaagtgtatgtgtgtgtgtgtaagtgtatgtgtgtgtatgtgtgtgtgtatgtgtgtgtgtgtgtttgtgtgtgtatgtttgtgtgcttgtgtgtatgtttgtgtgtatgtgtgtgtgtgtttgtttgtgtatgtgtgtgtaagtgtgtgtgtgtatgtgcgtgtgtaagtgtgtgtgtgtatgtgtgtgtgtgtgtgtaattgtatgtgtgtgtgtatgtgtgtgtatgtgtatgtgtgtgtgtatgtatgtgtgtgtgtgtgtgtgaatacaaatacataaatcaaaCACGCTCGGGCACATGCACAAtgttacacaacacatacacacacacatacacacatatacacacaacacacttacacacacagaccgaCCGCGCGCAAAATATTTCTGCATCTTCACTCCTCAATGGCCGGACTTGAGCTTCAAAATACGATGCCTTGCAGGTATAGAACATTGCAGAAGCTTTCagtcaaatttaaatattttagaaattagaACTGGCGTAAAAgcaaatacattttattatttcgcCGGCGTTTCAAAGATTTAATCTTAATAGCAAAATTTATAAGGAGATCATCCACCATATTTTAAAATTAgcagaaaattggaaaagatatttagaaattgTGCTGAGAATAGATAATACAgtgagtaagaaagaaaaaacaatttctCTTCGGCAAGAAAACTTTTACGAATGCAGCGGTATATGAAAAGCGTATGAATAAAATGGCGCGCATATTAATATTGTTCATATTGTATATAAAGAGTAGAGTCAATATTCAGAGTGAAGAGTATTTTTTGAAATTTAGAATGTTCCTAGAAGGCACTGGAGTTCTTGGTAAAATTTACATTAGGAAATAGCGTTAGTGAAACATCTTATTATATGATATttctgggatcttttctgtttggacggcagtttttctagcggtgtcatatgaaactgtcacccataattatgaccctagtatcgatctattacatttcaatcggttttagggttagggttagttagggttaggggtaggggtagggggaagggtatctttttttgttcacaaatgtaaataaacccaatctgtttcttaaacgggggacatattcatacgcacagaatgttttttttagctcaatagatgtcattgattggttgaaattgcagaaattgaagaaaaaaacaacaaatatcttacaaactctagaattttctcaataaagccaagagaaaaagatgttttataaacacattccaccagtatacgaagtttaaaagtgtttagttacgtggaaattatatttaaaaaaactgctgttcaaaccgaaaagatcctatttctGAAACCAAATCAAGTTTGGCGGTGGTCAGTTGTAACCACAAACCaattcttttttcaaaaaaatatctgAGGTCTAAATTCATAAGTAAGAGGTTTAAACGTTCAGATGCGCAGAGTGCGACATCGTTAAACAGTGTTTAGTTCAATTTTAAGAGTGAAAAATTAGTTTGAAATTTAGAATGTTCGTAGAAAGCTGAGATATTCTTAGTAAAATTTACGTTAGGAAATACTTTTAGTTAATTATCTAAAAAGTTACAGTATATTTATTAAACCAATATCAATTTGTAattatcgtgacgtatatttgccatttcaatatggctaacccctaagggtggatgctactgtagtttttagccccaggaagacacactcctccagctggccatagacacactttctgtgccctatcagtatttgcaaagggaagtcatccttcccgtcttcaacttatgatacacacggacccgagtttcgaggtattgacctctcgtcagcgtgtgacaatttGTAATTATATTAACAATTATTTAGTTGGAAACattacatttatctatttattaatttctgctgtgggaataaaatgtgaaaatagtgttttttttcattttgttgtaggcgcaggagtggctgtgtggtaagtagcttgtttaccaaccacatggttccgggttcagtcccactgcgtggcatcttgggcaagtgtcttctgctatagcctcgggccgaccaaagccttgtgagtggattggtagacggaaactgaaagaagcctgtcgtatatatgtatatatatatttgtgtgtgtgtgttttgtgtgtctgtgtttgtccccctagcattgcttgacaaccgatgctggtgtgtttacgtcccgtcacttagccgttcggcaaaagagaccgatagaataagtactgggcttacaaagaataagtcccggggtcgatttgctcgacaaaaggcggtgctccagcatggccgcagtcaaatgactgaaacaactaaaagagtaaagagaaaagagtaaaagagagtaaagagtatgtatgaaTTCATAAAATATACTTCTCTTGCAACTGTAAATGCATAAGTtccaaaaatatattcttttagtgtAATATTCACATCGAAAGGATATTCTCACCGTAAGAAGATATTATCACGGTTCAATCTTTAGCTCTTTCAGTTATGTCATCATACGCTGGGGGTTTTGTTTCCAGCGATCTATTTCCGGATTACGACATCTGATattctgtatataatatacaaaaagaaaattctgGCATTTTATATTCTGTATATGATATTAATGGATGTTTTTAGTGTCACTTCTGGTTTGAATCGCAACCATTCCATGTTTCGAAGATCAATTTACCTCATTCTTATACGACTTCAACGCGGGCtagcatggtgtgtgtgtgtgtgtgggcgtgtgcgtatgtgtatgtgtgtgtgtgtgtgtgtgtgtgtgtgcgtgtgcgtggtgtgcgtatgtgtgcattgcgtgcatgtgtgtgcgtatgtgtgcgtgtgtgtgtgtgcgtgtgtgcgtatgtgtatgtgtgtatgtgtgtgtgtgcgtgtgcgtatgtgtgtgtgtgtgtgcgcgtatgtgtgtgtgtgtgtgcgtgtgcgtgtgtgtgcgtatgtgtgcatatgcgtcatgtgtgtgcgtatgtgtcgtgtgtgtgtgtctgcgtgtgtgtgctgggtgtgtctgtgtgcgtgagcgtatgtgtatggtgtgtgtgcgcgtgtgtgtgtgtgcgtatgtgtgtgtttgtgcgtgtgcgtatgtgtatgttgtgtgtgttgtgtgcgtgcgtgtgcgtgtgtgtgcgtatgtgtgcgtatgtgtatgtgtgtgtgtgtgcgtgtgtgtgcgtatgtgtgcatatgtgtgtgtgtgtgtgtgtgcatatgtgtgtgtgtttgtgcgtgtgtgcgcgtatgtctgcatatgtgcgtgtgtttgtgcgtgtgtgtgcgtgtgtgtgcgtatgtgtgtgcgtgtacgtgtgtgtgtgcatgtatgtgtgtctgcgtgtgatgcatgtgtgcttgtgtgtggtgtgtgtgtgtgtgcgtatgtgtgcatgtgtgtgtgtgcgcgtatgtgtgtgtatgtgtgcatgtgtgtgcgtatgtgtgcatgtgtgtgcgtatgtgtgcgtgtgtgtgtgtggtgtgtgtgtttctacattACTGTGCATAtgactgtgtttatgtatgtgtatttgtatgttcttGGAGTTGTGCGTATTAATGTCGGCTTGCGCGGGCGCTTCTTTGAACTCCCATCCGTTTCCTCAAGTGGACTTCTGCTTCGCTTACGTGCTTTTGATGAAGCATTTTCCCTCCTCGGTTCAAACTTTAGCTGTTTGAGCAATGTCGACATAATCTGAGGCATTTGTTTCTCCTCCAGTTCGGGATTGCGTTTAGTTTTGAATTCTTCAGAAGCAACATAGTAAGAGACAGCGGTTAAAAGTGTCAGGAGTTCACGTTCAGTGCCATATTCACTCAAAGCTTCACTTAATGTTTCCATAAAACACGTACCATTCGTTTTGTTCCTGAACGACGAATATTTATTATAGGAGGAATGAAAAACCAACAGATCAGGCATAATTGGAATATTGGATAGCGTTTCATTCACTTCTGTTTCAGGGCCATCAGTTACACAGGCTCCTTCATCAATCTCTCCTCCACGACATGcttgaacaaaaattaatttGGGTACTTTTCTTAAAGATGGACATTTAACGGGTGTCAGGCAAGAAAGCAAATCATACAGTCCAACATCGCGGTCGTATGCACATAACTGATCGTTTTCCCTACCATGGCTCATAATTGCACAAACAAAGCAACCAACTGGATTACGAGTTCCAACTTCGTTAACATTTTTGAAAGCATTGAGCATTTCATCGGCTGTTTTATCTTTAAAAACTGTGACATCCCGTTCAGAAAATCCAAGTTTTATTAATGCCGCTATAAAAGCTTCTGTATCTTTTGATGAGCCTTCACGAGATTCAGGATGGTTGTTTTTGAAATTTTCGTGGTTGAAGATGTAGGCTACAAGTCGCTTTTTATCATCCATATCATATTTAGCGAAACATTTACTAAGATCTTCCTTAGTTGGTGAATGGGGCTGATCGCTTGTCCCAACGTTTTCACCTCCATCTGCCATGGTAGTCGATGTAAGAATGTGATGAGCAGAACCTGGTTccgtttattatatattatttctgtcCTCTCAAATTGCTATCAATGCGCATGCGTTAACGAAATCCAACACCTCGCTTCCAACtcaaaatatacaaatgcatcAGAAATTCTCACCGTAATAATCTGCGTTTCTATTTAAGGACTCCACACCTTAAGGGGTTACACGAAAAACTATCTGAGGGCTGAACTCATAGGTGAGAGGGTTAAACGTTCAGATGCACGGTGTTCGATGATATTGATAGAATGTCTTTCTTCCCTTATTTGGCATTTAAAATTTCGGCAATGTTTCGTTGATGGTTTAAATCTTCGGCAATTTCCGTAaggaaatttttatttctttattttatttacgtcATTTTGTAGGCGACATTTGCTTGGAAATCGTTGAGGGAGGGGAAAAGTGAACCACACCGAAGAGTGCGTGCgcaaccattcacacacacacacacacacacacacacacacacatacacacacacatacacacacacacatacacgcacgtacacatacacatacacacacagtcacacacacacatacatacatacatacatacatacatacatacatacacacatacacacacacactcacacacacatacacacacacatacacacacacatacacacacatacatacatgcatacatacatacatacatacacacacacatatacacacacacacacacacacacacacacacgtacacacacatacacacacacgtacacatacaaccACTGACTTTTATTGTTGATGAGTTGAATATTGAAACCCTCACTCGCagaatgcatgaatgtatttagGTGTATGTGCGAGAAAAtggctgtgaatgtgtgtgtgtgtgtgtgtgtgtgtatgtgtgtgtgtgtgtggtgtgaatacaaatacataaaacagaaCACGCTCGGGCACATAcacaatgttacacacacacatacacacacaccacacacacacttacacacttacacacatacacacacacacacacacacacacacttacacacacacaccacacacacacacacacacacatagacacgaccGCGCGCAAAATATTTCTGCATTTTTACTCCTCAATGGCCGGAATTTTGAGCTTCAAAATACGGTGCCATCAATTGCACCGCCGGGACCTCTCCTTTCAGGGTCCTGAGGGAGATTCCAGAGTTCTACACATCTATCTCCAGCTCATCCCCCTGGCCACCACGGCTTCACCTGCCCTGATGCCTTTTACCATAAAACAAAATCTGCCTTACGTAAACTTTCACTCTTCCTACTGCAAACATGTCATGCCCAGCCGAGACGCAATAAGGTGAAGAGGGCCTTCATACTAACCGCGACAGTGCAGCGCAGGGCCTCCACATTAGGGCTCAGGTCAGGGCTTTGATATGTCGGTGGTCAAGAGCAACGCATTCCGTTGAATAGTTGAGGCAAGTGAGCACTGCACCATTTTACAATTTCGCTTGCATTTTGTGGTCACTGCCAAGGAATCTCCGTAGATGCTTCTCAAAGGAGGCAAAAGCCTTTCTGGCAGACTGTATTCACCACTTAACTTCCAAGTCAGAAATGTTAATACAAGTCAAAGCACTGTCCAGGGATAAAGCCCTCAGTCTACCTCAAATGCTCTGGAGCCCTCGATATAATATGGCAACTTGGTGGAATCTGGTAGAACACTGAATTGTCTGCCGAGGGCAGCACCCTGAACGCATTTCCCTGATTTTGGTGTAAGTACGAAGTTGAGCCAGGCTGAAGGGCTTCCCATCTATTCTAGTACGGTTGAAATCGCCCTTTTGCTAGTTGACCATCATGGTGCAAACACATCTGGACGCAAACATACAAGAAAGCTTGGATAACACGCACCACTACTTCTCACCGTGGTTGACTGCAAACGATTCCCTAAATCTCCGCCAACCAAGGCGAGTCCTTCCATCCCCGCGATGTCAACAACCTTCTCCAGCACTTACTAAAGTATTTCTCCCATAACTGTGTCTGTGTGAAGATTGTGTCCATCGTTCATCTCCCTCACCCGGTGCCACATTGATTCTCTGGTAAGACCTGCTCTGAGATGTCTTTTCAGCCGGTTGAGAATGATCTTCGTCAACAGCTCGCCAGTAATGGCCTCATCTCCATGCAATCATCTCAAATCCCCGCTCAATCTCAACTTTCGCTTTTATCTCATTTTTATTCGTGTCCCATACGGGTCCACAAGATTTCTACATACACCACTCCGTGGGTTTATAAAGGTACGAGAGTATTTCACAATGGCGTCAATAAAGACAAGTGTTTGGAAATTGTGGTAACTGGCTCACTCGTCTGTAAATATATTGGACCCCAGTTCTACACTTTCCATTACGAACGCCTCGGCTGTGTCCAGCATCCAGTCTGGAACCTGTTGCAGCCTTCCTATCTTCTCAGAGCTCTCGTGTAAATCAACTCCCCGGAAAACACTGATAAACAGCACTAAATGCTTTCTAAGATGGCGTCGTCCACGGTGATGACGCAGACGACAATGACATCATATATTGTACGTATGACATTTCAGCATTTCTTTAGTGCCACTTAGCTTTGTATTTCAAAACAGTTTCATTTTCCAAGGACAATTTACTTTCCTTGTAAAAATGACGGTCAATTGCATGATAAACGCGatcgtacatgtgtatgtgttgtgtgtgtaagtgtgtgtgtgtgtgtgtgtgtgtgtgtgcgtgcttggttgtgtgtttgtgtgaaacctGTTTGGTTTTCTTAAGTGGGATCGTGCTGGGATGGGTCTGGCCAGGGATTAAACTTGGAGTATTTTGCTGGGATTAATCCAATGACTTAAAAGTAACATGTGGTTATGCCGCAGAAAAACGATTTTCCCctcatttagctgttatttctagcatgttgaatttTCTTTGAGGGGTCCATATTTTTCATCTTCTGTTCGGGCGAAATCTACGCGGGCGCAAAGACACATGTTCAATATGTACAACATTCGGAATTTCTTAGTTTTTGTAAGAAGAAAAATGTAGGAGGAATGACATTGGATCTTTCTTTCTGAaagtttaaaattgaaaaaatctATCTTTCACATTCGAAATCTCCGTTGATTaagcaaaaaagtaaaataaaaaactgTTACCCCAAATCATAATCCTCGATAACAAAAAAATAGGAATGCctgagaaatttttgaaaaatagagAGAGTTGAGATAGGGGTACAACCGAATTGCGCCGATATTTGAATCAAAAAAGGGTCACACGAAAATATATCTGAAGGCTGCCCTCATAGGTAAGAGGGTTAAACGGTCAGATACACGGTGCAAAATATCCGTAAAGAGTCTTTCTTTCAGTATTTGGAATTTAAAAATTCGGCAATGTTTCGTTGAGGGTCTAAATCTTCGGTAATTTCCGTCacgaagttttatatatttactttctcgTTTCATGTCGTGTTGAAGGTGACATTTGCTTCGAAATCAGTGAGGGGGGTGAAAGGTGGAATAGAATGGAGGGCGCGTGCGCAATcgtacacagatagacacacgcacatacacacacacacacaaacacacacacacagatccttTTGAAATTTAGAATTTAACTATAAGGcacaggtgttcttaataaaggcacaggtgttcttaataaaATTCATGCTGAGAAATACTTTTAGTTAAGTATCACGTTCATGATCATTTTAGCAATTATTTAgctgaaaatattacatttatctatttatcaatttatgcTGTTGGTGTTACCTGTGGAAAtagtcatgttatatatatgtatatatatatatgtatatatatatgtatcgaaatctgcgatgaggaatcggtttctgactgaagaacgaaggctttgaatgacccgtctgtctcttatgttcgtcccttcgtgtatttcacgttatttatttatgtaaaggtttattatatatatatctatatctatatctatctatctatctatctatctatctatctatctatctatctatctatctatctatctatctatctatgtatatatatatatatatataatatatatatatatatacatatatatatatatatatatatatatatataatatatatatatatatatatacatatatatatatatatacatgtatatacatgaggtTTTAAAATCTACTCCGTTGCATCtctggatgtgtgtgtttctaaaccATATTCTTTTCGTACAATATGCAGATGCGTCAGAAATTCTCACCGTAAGAAGTTCCATATCTATTTAAGGGTCCCACACCAGAAATATTTTACTTCCTCTCTCAAAATTTTAGGTTTTTGAGCAAGGTTGATATAATCTGAGGCATTCGCTTACAGCCATTATATTTTGAATTGGAATTCAAAAGAGGCAAGATAGTTTTAATCCGGATCTACCAGCATCGATTTCTTAATCTCACGACCAGCTTGACTaaagattaatttaattattcccTATAATGATGGACAGCAATCGAGTCCCGGGCAAGAAAGCAACGCATCTAGCTTCACTTCATCGTCGTATCCATATATAACATCGTTTTCTGCCCCATGATACAGAATTGCACAAATAAAGCAATCAATAATGATAACAGGATGATCTTCCTCAAATTCTTTCATCAAAAGACGAGGATTTAAAAAGAGGACCTCAGCTTTTATACAGATGTAACAGTCGAACAAATGTTTGACTTCTGAATCTGTATAAAATCTGAGGTCATCATCTTGAAATCACGATTTTCTCAAGCCCTTTGAACATCTCCGTCTTTTGATGAAAGAATTTGAGCAAGATAATCTTGAAATCGTTTTTGATTGCTTTATTTGTGCAATTCC
Protein-coding sequences here:
- the LOC115227788 gene encoding caspase-7-like gives rise to the protein MDDKKRLVAYIFNHENFKNNHPESREGSSKDTEAFIAALIKLGFSERDVTVFKDKTADEMLNAFKNVNEVGTRNPVGCFVCAIMSHGRENDQLCAYDRDVGLYDLLSCLTPVKCPSLRKVPKLIFVQACRGGEIDEGACVTDGPETEVNETLSNIPIMPDLLVFHSSYNKYSSFRNKTNGTCFMETLSEALSEYGTERELLTLLTAVSYYVASEEFKTKRNPELEEKQMPQIMSTLLKQLKFEPRRENASSKARKRSRSPLEETDGSSKKRPRKPTLIRTTPRTYKYTYINTVICTVM